From a single Miscanthus floridulus cultivar M001 chromosome 8, ASM1932011v1, whole genome shotgun sequence genomic region:
- the LOC136475580 gene encoding cyclin-P4-1-like, which produces MEPPSPRSSKARAPRVVAVLAGLLERAAERGDAEGEGAAAASAAFRGRALPGIPVRRYVERIYQYAGCSPACFVVAYVYLDRLARGRGADEEAPVSVGIDSYTVHRLLITSVLVAAKFMDDRHYNNAYFARVGGVELSEMNALELHLLFALRFRLNVAPDTFARYCAALECHIVLADPAVPLPLLMPSPVSDDDDDDEAVTKEKQGAAVAAGSVVVAHSHHHRGAVVQIMTTAQ; this is translated from the exons ATGGAGCCGCCGTCGCCGCGGAGCAGCAAGGCGCGCGCGCCCCGTGTGGTGGCCGTTCTGGCGGGGCTGCTGGAGCGCGCAGCGGAGCGCGGCGACGCCGAGGGCGAGGGCGCTGCCGCCGCGTCGGCGGCGTTCCGGGGCCGCGCGCTGCCGGGGATCCCCGTGCGGCGGTACGTGGAGCGGATATACCAGTACGCCGGGTGCAGCCCCGCCTGCTTCGTCGTCGCCTACGTCTACCTCGACCGCCTCGCGCGGGGCCGGGGTGCCGACGAGGAGGCGCCGGTGTCGGTCGGCATCGACTCGTACACCGTGCACCGCCTCCTCATCACCTCCGTCCTGGTCGCCGCCAAGTTCATGGACGACAG GCACTACAACAACGCCTACTTCGCGCGGGTGGGCGGCGTGGAGTTGTCGGAGATGAACGCGCTGGAGCTGCACCTCCTCTTCGCGCTCCGCTTCCGCCTCAACGTCGCCCCCGACACCTTCGCCCGCTACTGCGCCGCGCTCGAGTGCCACATCGTCTTGGCCGACCCCGccgtgccgctgccgctgctgatGCCGTCCCCCGtctccgacgacgacgacgacgacgaggcagTGACCAAGGAGAAGCAGGGTGCCGCTGTCGCCGCCGGCTCCGTCGTCGTCGCCCATAGTCATCATCATCGGGGAGCGGTGGTACAAATCATGACGACCGCCCAATGA
- the LOC136475578 gene encoding probable alkaline/neutral invertase F, which yields MVQCTQPPPQLKLPESKITELTDDENHDSPPKPEKRTRTHHIERHRSCVVTLSDIELNGLQPRRLLQTIEKSLGGGSQCSLHEETPTDTNASHRHAIADAAWEALKRSIVYFRGQPIGTVAAIDKSQGAALNYDQVFMRDFIPSALAFLMKGEHLIVKNFLVETARLQSREKMVDLFKLGQGVMPASFKVHHRNLTQKTESLLADFGETAIGRVAPVDSGLWWIILLRAYTKWTGDNSLAESPNCQRAMHLILRLCLSEGCDTSPALLCADGCSMIDRRMGIYGYPIEIQALFFMAMRCALSLLKQDSDADFVNHITKRIQALSYHLHSYYWLDFQRLNDIYRYKTEEYSQTALNKFNVIPESIPDWIFDFMPSRGGYFIGNVSPARMDFRWFCLGNFIAILSSLATGEQAEAILDLVEERWQELIGEMPLKICYPAMENQEWQIVTGCDPKNTRWSYHNGGSWPVLLWLLVAVSVKLGRPHLARRAVELMEQRLAKDDFPEYYDGKAGRYVGKQARKFQTWSVAGYLVAKMLLDDPSHLRIVALEDDSHSQAPFLKRSNSCP from the exons ATGGTACAATGTACTCAACCTCCTCCCCAGTTAAAGCTCCCAGAGAGTAAGATCACAGAACTGACAGATGATGAGAACCATGATTCGCCGCCAAAACCTGAGAAAAGGACAAGGACGCACCACATTGAGAGGCACAGATCTTGTGTTGTGACCTTATCTGACATAGAACTTAATGGTCTGCAACCTCGTCGTCTGCTCCAGACCATTGAGAAAAGCCTAGGAGGAGGATCACAGTGTTCGCTCCATGAAGAAACACCTACAGATACTAATGCATCACACAGGCATGCGATTGCAGATGCTGCTTGGGAAGCCCTCAAAAGGTCAATAGTTTACTTCAGAGGCCAGCCAATTGGGACTGTTGCCGCAATAGACAAGTCTCAGGGGGCAGCACTCAACTACGACCAG GTTTTCATGAGGGATTTCATTCCTAGCGCATTGGCTTTTCTTATGAAGGGAGAACACTTGATagtgaagaattttctggtagaaACTGCACGCCTTCAGTCAAGGGAGAAGATGGTTGACCTTTTCAAGCTTGGTCAGGGTGTGATGCCTGCAAGCTTTAAGGTGCATCATCGCAACCTTACCCAGAAGACAGAAAGCTTACTGGCTGATTTTGGTGAAACTGCCATTGGGAGGGTTGCTCCTGTAGATTCTGGCCTATGGTGGATTATTCTCCTTCGTGCTTACACCAAATGGACAGGGGACAATTCTCTGGCTGAAAGTCCTAACTGCCAAAGGGCCATGCACCTTATTCTCAGGTTGTGTCTCTCAGAGGGATGTGATACTTCTCCAGCCTTGCTTTGTGCTGATGGGTGCTCCATGATAGACCGAAGAATG GGCATATATGGCTACCCAATTGAAATCCAGGCTCTCTTTTTCATGGCTATGAGATGTGCCCTAAGCTTGTTGAAACAAGACTCTGATGCTGACTTTGTGAACCACATCACAAAACGAATACAAGCTTTGAGCTACCATTTGCACAGTTACTACTGGTTAGACTTCCAAAGACTGAATGACATATACCGCTACAAGACTGAAGAGTACTCACAGACAGCTTTGAACAAATTCAATGTGATACCCGAATCAATACCTGATTGGATATTTGACTTCATGCCTAGCCGGGGTGGATACTTCATTGGCAATGTTAGTCCTGCAAGGATGGATTTCCGCTGGTTTTGCTTGGGCAACTTCATTGCGATACTGTCATCATTGGCGACCGGAGAGCAGGCTGAAGCAATACTGGATCTTGTGGAGGAGCGCTGGCAAGAACTCATTGGTGAGATGCCACTCAAGATCTGTTACCCTGCAATGGAAAATCAGGAGTGGCAGATAGTCACTGGATGCGACCCGAAGAACACCAGATGGAGCTACCATAACGGAGGCTCGTGGCCAG TGCTGCTGTGGCTGCTGGTGGCGGTGAGCGTGAAGCTGGGGCGCCCGCACCTGGCGCGGAGAGCCGTGGAGCTGATGGAGCAGCGGCTGGCAAAGGATGACTTCCCCGAGTACTACGACGGCAAGGCAGGGCGGTACGTGGGGAAGCAGGCGCGCAAGTTCCAGACATGGTCGGTGGCCGGCTACCTGGTGGCCAAGATGCTCCTGGACGACCCCTCCCACCTGCGGATCGTGGCGCTGGAGGACGACAGCCACTCCCAGGCTCCCTTCCTCAAGCGCTCCAACTCGTGCCCATGA